From one Phytoactinopolyspora mesophila genomic stretch:
- the nirD gene encoding nitrite reductase small subunit NirD, whose protein sequence is MTTDLEALHSVLHNVAPNAPSAGHNQWHAVCEDERLAPERGVAALVDGQQIAVFRTYGGDVYALSNRDPFSGAYVLSRGIIGTRGDIPTVASPMHKEVFDLRTGECLDNPVIGVQAFGARVREGRIEVLVPGTTPPRQVDATGRGSDVAVS, encoded by the coding sequence ATGACAACCGACCTGGAAGCCCTCCACAGCGTCCTGCACAATGTGGCCCCGAACGCTCCCTCTGCAGGACACAACCAGTGGCACGCAGTGTGCGAGGACGAGCGGCTGGCGCCGGAGCGCGGTGTCGCCGCGCTGGTGGACGGTCAGCAGATCGCCGTGTTCCGGACCTACGGCGGCGACGTGTACGCCCTGTCCAACCGGGATCCATTCTCTGGAGCGTACGTGCTGTCGCGGGGGATCATCGGAACCCGCGGAGATATCCCGACCGTGGCCTCGCCCATGCACAAGGAGGTATTCGACCTCCGTACGGGGGAGTGCCTGGACAACCCGGTCATCGGTGTGCAGGCGTTCGGCGCCCGCGTGCGGGAAGGACGGATCGAGGTGCTTGTTCCGGGCACGACGCCTCCGCGCCAGGTCGATGCCACCGGCCGCGGGTCCGATGTGGCGGTCTCATGA
- a CDS encoding uroporphyrinogen-III synthase, with protein MTAALPLEGFTVALTAARRREELGALLERRGARVVQAPAIRIVPLDDDAELLAATKECVDHPPDIAVATTGIGFRGWMEAADGWGLGEPLLDRLGSATLLARGPKTRGAIRAAGLVDDWSPASESSAEVLDHLLAQDLQGRRIAVQLHGEPLPDFTDALEAAGATVVPVPVYRWVLPDDVAPLERLIESVVSRGVDCVAFTSAPAVASLMSLAEKAGMTEEIVSAFRADVVPACVGPVTAARLERIGITTTQPQRARLGALVREIVAELPARCRTLRVAGHDIQIRGHAVLVDATARELPPGPMAVLRELVRRPGVVVSRAELLGVLPGGGSDEHAVEMAITRLRGVLGSKVVQTVVKRGYRLAYEPESAADKYGEPINLGG; from the coding sequence ATGACGGCGGCCTTGCCGTTGGAGGGATTCACGGTGGCGCTGACGGCGGCACGTCGCCGGGAGGAGCTCGGTGCGTTGCTGGAGCGACGCGGCGCACGGGTCGTCCAGGCTCCGGCGATCCGGATCGTTCCGCTGGACGACGACGCGGAGTTGTTGGCGGCCACCAAGGAGTGTGTGGATCACCCGCCCGACATCGCGGTCGCCACCACGGGCATCGGGTTCCGCGGCTGGATGGAGGCGGCCGACGGCTGGGGCCTCGGTGAGCCGCTACTGGACCGGCTGGGCTCGGCCACCCTGCTGGCTAGGGGGCCGAAAACCCGCGGCGCGATCCGTGCTGCTGGTCTGGTCGACGACTGGTCTCCGGCGTCGGAGTCTTCCGCCGAGGTTCTCGACCACCTGTTGGCGCAGGACTTGCAAGGCAGGCGAATCGCCGTGCAGTTGCATGGCGAGCCCTTGCCGGACTTCACCGACGCGCTGGAAGCGGCCGGCGCCACGGTGGTGCCCGTGCCCGTGTACCGCTGGGTGCTGCCGGATGATGTCGCGCCGCTGGAACGTCTCATCGAATCAGTCGTGTCGCGCGGCGTCGACTGTGTGGCATTCACCAGCGCGCCGGCCGTGGCGAGTTTGATGTCCCTGGCCGAGAAGGCCGGCATGACCGAAGAGATCGTTTCGGCGTTCCGCGCTGACGTCGTGCCCGCGTGCGTGGGCCCCGTGACGGCGGCCCGCCTGGAGCGAATCGGCATCACGACCACCCAGCCGCAGCGGGCCCGGCTGGGTGCGCTGGTCCGGGAGATCGTCGCGGAGTTGCCCGCGCGCTGCCGTACCTTGCGAGTGGCCGGGCACGATATCCAGATCCGTGGTCACGCGGTCCTGGTCGACGCGACGGCGCGCGAGCTCCCGCCTGGCCCGATGGCTGTGCTGCGCGAGCTGGTCCGGCGGCCCGGCGTGGTGGTCTCCCGGGCCGAGCTGCTCGGCGTGCTTCCCGGTGGCGGGAGCGATGAGCATGCCGTCGAGATGGCGATCACCCGGCTACGGGGTGTACTCGGTTCGAAGGTGGTCCAGACCGTGGTGAAGCGGGGCTACCGGTTGGCGTACGAGCCGGAGTCGGCCGCTGACAAGTACGGCGAGCCGATCAACCTTGGTGGTTGA
- a CDS encoding sirohydrochlorin chelatase, translating to MNESVRPLVAVAHGTRDPEGPVVLEKLLEEVRTRVPGVDVRIAYVDVIGPMLDEVLAEVPGTPVVVPMFLASGYHVRSDVPAAVESTGGRAVVTPALGPDDAVVEAVADRLRSEGELPDAVVMAAAGSADRNALREVEVAAAKLAAALDREVVAAYVTTAEPSVGDAVRTLRDAGFKRVGVASYLLAPGLFLRRLADVGADVVAPPIGIHPAVVDLVAHRYREAMRDSTQA from the coding sequence ATGAATGAGAGTGTCCGGCCCTTAGTCGCAGTCGCACACGGCACGCGGGACCCGGAAGGGCCCGTCGTGTTGGAGAAGCTGCTCGAAGAAGTCCGCACCCGGGTACCGGGCGTCGATGTCAGGATCGCCTACGTCGACGTCATTGGGCCGATGCTCGATGAAGTCCTTGCCGAGGTGCCGGGCACGCCGGTGGTGGTCCCCATGTTCCTGGCCTCGGGCTACCACGTGCGTTCCGACGTACCCGCAGCCGTGGAATCGACTGGTGGGCGCGCCGTCGTGACGCCGGCCCTCGGTCCGGACGATGCCGTTGTCGAGGCTGTAGCCGACCGCCTGCGTTCGGAGGGAGAACTGCCTGATGCCGTGGTGATGGCCGCCGCGGGTTCGGCGGATCGCAACGCCCTCCGTGAGGTGGAGGTGGCTGCCGCGAAGCTGGCCGCGGCTCTCGATCGGGAGGTGGTGGCGGCATACGTCACCACGGCCGAGCCGTCGGTCGGCGATGCCGTTCGCACTCTGCGTGACGCCGGATTCAAGCGGGTGGGGGTCGCGTCCTATCTGCTGGCGCCCGGGCTTTTTCTCCGCCGGCTGGCCGATGTGGGTGCCGACGTCGTTGCCCCGCCCATCGGGATTCATCCTGCGGTCGTCGATCTCGTGGCTCACCGCTACCGGGAGGCCATGCGGGATTCCACCCAGGCCTGA
- the rocD gene encoding ornithine--oxo-acid transaminase, whose product MTDLQRSAELISLTERSTAHNYHPLPVVISEGDGSWVTDVDGRRYLDCLAAYSAVNFGHRHPRIVDAVRAQLERVTLTSRAFHHDVLGPFARELADLAGKDLVLPMNTGAEAVETALKVARKWGYEVKGVPEDQATIVVMDGNFHGRTISIVSFSTDPVARTNFGPFTPGFRVVEYGNPPALADAIDDTTVAVLIEPIQGEAGVVVPPAGYLSQVRQLCDARQMLFIADEIQSGLGRTGTTFACEHEDVVPDLYILGKALGGGIVPVSAVIGDADVLGVIHPGEHGSTFGGNPLACAAGRAVVDMLTTGDWQRTATELGQHLFEGLGRLADKGMIDVRGRGLWAGIDIDPDLMTGRAACEALLAEGILAKDTHGSTIRLAPPLVITPEEIDMVIDALSRVLTAK is encoded by the coding sequence ATGACCGATCTTCAGCGCAGCGCCGAGCTTATTTCCCTGACCGAGCGCAGCACGGCCCACAACTACCACCCGCTGCCCGTCGTGATCTCCGAGGGTGACGGTTCGTGGGTGACCGACGTGGACGGCCGCCGATACCTCGATTGCCTGGCCGCGTATTCCGCGGTGAACTTCGGCCATCGGCATCCGCGCATCGTTGACGCGGTACGTGCACAGCTCGAGCGTGTGACGCTGACCAGCCGCGCTTTCCACCACGACGTGCTCGGCCCGTTCGCGAGGGAACTCGCCGATCTCGCCGGCAAGGATCTCGTGCTGCCGATGAACACCGGAGCAGAGGCCGTCGAAACCGCGCTGAAGGTGGCGCGTAAATGGGGTTATGAAGTAAAAGGCGTACCAGAAGATCAAGCCACGATCGTCGTCATGGACGGCAATTTCCACGGCCGGACCATCAGTATCGTGAGCTTCTCGACAGATCCGGTCGCCCGCACTAATTTCGGTCCCTTTACGCCGGGCTTCCGGGTAGTCGAATATGGCAACCCGCCCGCCTTGGCCGACGCGATCGACGACACTACTGTGGCCGTACTCATCGAGCCAATCCAAGGCGAAGCCGGCGTCGTTGTTCCGCCTGCTGGATATCTGTCGCAGGTGCGCCAGCTCTGCGACGCACGACAGATGTTGTTCATCGCAGACGAGATCCAATCCGGGTTGGGCAGGACCGGCACCACGTTCGCTTGCGAGCATGAGGATGTCGTTCCCGATCTCTACATTCTGGGCAAGGCACTCGGCGGCGGGATCGTGCCGGTGTCGGCGGTCATCGGCGACGCCGACGTGCTCGGTGTCATCCATCCTGGCGAGCATGGCAGCACCTTCGGCGGCAACCCGCTGGCATGTGCCGCCGGCCGGGCCGTCGTCGACATGCTGACGACCGGTGACTGGCAGCGCACTGCCACCGAGCTGGGGCAGCACCTGTTCGAAGGGTTGGGCCGGCTGGCCGACAAGGGCATGATCGATGTCCGGGGCCGCGGCCTGTGGGCGGGGATAGATATCGATCCGGATCTGATGACCGGGCGCGCGGCATGCGAGGCGCTTCTCGCCGAGGGAATTCTGGCGAAGGACACCCACGGTTCGACCATCCGATTGGCGCCGCCTTTGGTCATAACGCCCGAGGAGATCGACATGGTCATCGACGCACTCTCCCGAGTTCTCACAGCTAAATAA
- the ddaH gene encoding dimethylargininase: MTSIESRHYVMCPPTHFAVTYAINPWMDPGQPVDRDLAVAQWTTLREAYTGLGHRVDVIDPVPGLPDMVFTANGAFVLGRRALGARFREEVRTPEAPVHREWLTSRGFDVHVPQAINEGEGDLAWTGKHILVGTGFRSSPEALAEIASVFGVPVIALDLVDPRFYHLDTALTVLDEHTIAYFPPAFSAASCRQLDALYPDAIVVGEEDAMHLGLNATSDGQNVVMAAQAKKMADQLAERGFIPVPVDVSELLKAGGGVKCATLELHT; the protein is encoded by the coding sequence GTGACCAGCATCGAATCGCGGCACTACGTCATGTGCCCCCCAACGCATTTCGCCGTGACCTACGCCATCAACCCCTGGATGGACCCGGGGCAGCCGGTGGACAGGGACTTAGCGGTGGCGCAATGGACGACCTTGCGCGAGGCCTACACGGGTCTCGGTCATCGAGTCGATGTCATCGATCCCGTTCCGGGCCTGCCCGACATGGTGTTCACCGCAAACGGAGCGTTCGTCCTCGGGCGCCGGGCTCTGGGCGCCCGGTTCCGCGAAGAAGTCCGCACTCCAGAAGCGCCTGTTCACCGGGAATGGCTGACCAGCCGCGGATTCGACGTACATGTCCCACAGGCGATCAACGAAGGCGAGGGCGACCTCGCCTGGACCGGCAAGCACATCCTGGTGGGGACCGGATTCCGTTCCAGCCCGGAGGCACTGGCGGAGATCGCTTCCGTCTTCGGTGTGCCGGTTATCGCGCTCGACCTGGTCGATCCTCGCTTCTATCATCTCGACACCGCGCTGACCGTGCTCGATGAACACACGATCGCGTACTTCCCACCGGCGTTCTCTGCCGCCAGCTGCCGGCAACTCGACGCGCTCTACCCGGACGCAATCGTCGTCGGCGAAGAGGATGCCATGCACCTTGGCCTGAACGCGACGAGCGATGGGCAGAACGTCGTCATGGCGGCGCAGGCCAAGAAGATGGCCGATCAGCTCGCCGAAAGAGGGTTCATTCCGGTCCCGGTCGATGTTTCTGAGCTACTCAAGGCCGGCGGCGGAGTCAAATGCGCCACCCTTGAACTACACACGTAG
- a CDS encoding Lrp/AsnC family transcriptional regulator: MLTRSNLAWASRLLDDVPVELDQIDRRIIQLLMADGRASYGTIGAEVNLSAPAVKRRIDRLRDRGVISGFTVRVDPAATGWTTEAYVELFCNRSTSGAEVLRRVETYPEVVEAFTVTGDADTLLHVFAADMQHFERVLSQVSAEPFVARTRSVLVLSPLLRRDFLSM, from the coding sequence ATGCTGACACGCTCGAATCTTGCGTGGGCGAGCCGGTTGCTGGACGATGTCCCAGTGGAACTCGACCAGATCGACCGCCGCATCATCCAACTTCTGATGGCGGACGGGCGGGCCAGTTACGGCACGATCGGCGCTGAGGTCAACCTTTCCGCTCCGGCGGTCAAGCGGCGGATCGACCGGCTCCGCGACCGCGGCGTGATCAGTGGGTTCACCGTGCGGGTTGACCCCGCCGCGACGGGCTGGACCACCGAGGCTTACGTCGAACTGTTCTGTAACCGGAGCACGTCCGGTGCGGAGGTCCTCCGGCGGGTGGAGACATATCCCGAGGTGGTCGAGGCATTCACCGTGACCGGCGATGCCGACACGTTGCTGCATGTCTTCGCTGCCGACATGCAGCACTTCGAGCGCGTTCTGAGTCAGGTCTCGGCCGAGCCGTTTGTAGCGCGAACCCGTAGTGTCCTGGTGTTGTCGCCGCTGTTGCGCCGGGATTTTCTCAGTATGTGA
- a CDS encoding NlpC/P60 family protein, which produces MRSRNKTWAPVVGGVFISVLAGLVVAPVIVPAAAERSFPTEQDIDDARESERQAEHAVAATEGRLASINAELDQLRVDVAKAGENYNGARLALEEAEEAEDSSRRNAERAEDRAEEARDVLGQVVAASYRQGGDLARIGIILSAEDSTELYDSFAAFRSVTESQAGAFQRATVKTAIAEEAAADAQLALEERQRATEAAEEAFQAAARLAEQHEAAAAAAEAERQELIGELAAARGTTVALEEERQQAIADEEAAEREREAREDRQDREDREEVEDPQPTTEPTREPTSDPDEDSDEDRNEPTPTQTPSSSPTPTSTPTPTPTQSPTPTQTPTRTPTPTPTPTPTQPPQQPDGAEAAIEYARQQIGKPYEWGGSGPHGFDCSGLTMRAWQAGGKSLPHWSVAQAQQVTRIPYSQIERGDLIFWSDNGQASGVYHVGLYIGGGQMIHAPRPGKNVEVQSVFYWRDPAFYGRV; this is translated from the coding sequence GTGCGTAGTCGCAACAAGACCTGGGCGCCTGTGGTGGGTGGCGTGTTCATCAGCGTGCTCGCGGGTCTTGTTGTGGCGCCTGTCATCGTCCCGGCCGCTGCGGAGCGGAGCTTCCCCACGGAGCAGGACATTGACGACGCGCGCGAGTCCGAGCGTCAGGCCGAGCATGCGGTAGCCGCGACAGAGGGACGCCTCGCGTCGATCAACGCCGAACTCGACCAGCTGCGAGTGGATGTCGCCAAGGCGGGTGAGAATTACAACGGCGCCCGGTTGGCTCTCGAGGAGGCCGAAGAAGCCGAGGACAGCAGCCGGCGTAACGCTGAACGCGCCGAGGACCGAGCCGAGGAAGCTCGCGACGTGCTCGGCCAGGTGGTGGCTGCTTCCTACCGGCAAGGCGGCGACCTGGCCCGCATCGGCATCATCTTGTCGGCCGAGGACAGCACCGAGCTCTACGACAGCTTCGCCGCGTTCCGTTCCGTCACGGAGTCACAGGCCGGCGCGTTCCAGCGGGCGACGGTCAAGACCGCGATTGCCGAAGAAGCCGCGGCCGACGCCCAGTTGGCTCTGGAAGAGCGCCAGCGTGCCACGGAAGCGGCGGAGGAAGCGTTCCAAGCTGCCGCGCGGTTGGCCGAACAGCACGAGGCGGCCGCAGCCGCGGCGGAGGCCGAGCGGCAGGAGCTGATCGGCGAACTGGCGGCCGCGCGTGGAACCACTGTGGCCCTCGAAGAAGAGCGTCAGCAAGCGATCGCGGACGAGGAAGCCGCTGAGCGTGAGCGCGAGGCTCGGGAAGACCGGCAAGACCGGGAAGACCGGGAAGAGGTGGAGGACCCGCAGCCAACCACCGAGCCGACCCGGGAGCCGACCAGCGATCCGGACGAAGACTCCGACGAAGACCGAAACGAGCCGACGCCGACCCAGACACCGTCCTCCTCGCCCACACCCACGTCAACCCCGACTCCGACTCCGACACAATCGCCTACGCCCACCCAGACCCCCACGCGCACCCCGACTCCGACGCCCACCCCCACTCCGACACAGCCGCCGCAACAACCTGACGGGGCCGAGGCCGCCATCGAGTACGCCAGGCAGCAGATCGGTAAGCCGTACGAGTGGGGTGGATCCGGTCCACATGGCTTCGACTGCTCCGGATTGACGATGCGCGCCTGGCAAGCCGGAGGCAAGAGCCTTCCGCATTGGAGCGTTGCACAGGCCCAGCAGGTCACCCGGATTCCCTATTCGCAGATCGAGCGCGGAGACCTGATCTTCTGGTCGGACAACGGTCAGGCATCAGGGGTGTATCACGTCGGCCTGTACATCGGTGGCGGGCAGATGATCCACGCTCCCCGCCCGGGCAAGAACGTCGAGGTCCAGAGCGTCTTCTACTGGCGTGACCCGGCTTTCTACGGCCGGGTGTGA
- a CDS encoding helix-turn-helix domain-containing protein, with product MDEAGSQRGRPTAWRPAVPGIAEVFHAHFVDHIYPVHTHSAWTLLIVDDGAIRFDLDRQQHGTAGSMVTVLPPDVPHDGRSATAHGFRKRVLYLEPSVLGSGLVGAAVDSPGFDDAVLWHRIHQLHVSLSHPGDAFEAESRLAFIRERLRRHLRHLAPAATRRYAPAPQRLAGQLRDLLDARTTTGLTLADAAEHLHAHPAHLVRSFTMSFGLPPHLYLTGRRIDIARRLLLAGQRPSEVALAAGFYDQSHFTRHFRRYVGTTPARFASGRDSAQIHTRP from the coding sequence GTGGACGAGGCGGGTTCGCAGCGCGGCCGGCCCACGGCCTGGCGACCGGCGGTGCCCGGCATCGCCGAGGTTTTCCATGCGCATTTCGTCGATCACATCTATCCGGTCCACACTCACAGCGCGTGGACCCTGTTGATCGTCGACGACGGCGCGATCCGCTTCGACCTGGACCGCCAGCAGCACGGCACCGCCGGCTCGATGGTCACCGTGCTGCCGCCTGACGTGCCCCACGACGGCCGCTCGGCCACCGCGCACGGGTTCCGCAAGCGCGTGCTGTACCTGGAGCCGTCCGTCCTGGGCAGCGGCCTGGTCGGCGCGGCCGTGGACTCGCCGGGATTCGACGACGCCGTTCTCTGGCACCGGATCCACCAGCTACATGTGTCGCTGTCACATCCAGGTGATGCCTTCGAGGCGGAGAGCCGACTGGCGTTCATCCGGGAAAGGTTGCGCCGCCATCTGCGCCACCTGGCTCCGGCGGCGACCCGCCGCTACGCGCCCGCCCCGCAGCGCCTCGCCGGGCAGCTACGCGATCTGCTCGACGCGCGGACGACCACCGGGTTGACTCTCGCGGACGCGGCTGAGCACCTGCACGCTCATCCGGCGCACCTGGTGCGCTCGTTCACGATGTCCTTCGGGTTACCGCCACATCTGTACCTGACTGGCCGGCGCATCGACATCGCGCGCAGGCTGCTGCTGGCCGGGCAACGCCCGTCGGAAGTCGCCCTCGCGGCCGGCTTCTACGACCAGTCCCATTTCACTCGCCACTTCAGACGATACGTGGGCACCACTCCGGCCCGCTTCGCATCCGGCCGGGACTCGGCTCAGATTCACACCCGGCCGTAG
- a CDS encoding DUF2000 domain-containing protein, whose protein sequence is MSTVAEQIRFDTKIAVLLRDDLETWQRLNVTAFMISGVASADTELIGEPYEDADGTRYLSMFRQPVLIFSGSKETLTSAHTKALSRGLRFAVFTADLFTTGNDRDNRAAVRAVARDQLDLVGLALHGPKNMVDKILKGAELHR, encoded by the coding sequence ATGAGTACGGTGGCAGAGCAAATCCGATTCGACACGAAGATCGCCGTGCTGCTGCGCGACGACCTCGAGACCTGGCAGCGGCTCAATGTCACGGCGTTCATGATCAGTGGCGTGGCCAGTGCGGACACCGAGCTGATCGGTGAGCCGTACGAAGACGCGGACGGCACGCGTTATCTCTCCATGTTCCGCCAGCCGGTGCTGATCTTCTCCGGCTCGAAGGAGACGCTCACCAGCGCTCACACCAAGGCGCTCAGCCGCGGTCTGAGATTCGCGGTCTTCACCGCCGACCTGTTCACCACCGGCAACGACCGTGACAATCGGGCCGCTGTACGCGCCGTCGCCCGCGACCAGCTGGACCTGGTCGGGCTGGCGCTTCACGGTCCGAAGAACATGGTTGACAAGATACTCAAAGGTGCCGAACTGCACAGATGA
- a CDS encoding inorganic diphosphatase: MEFDVTIEIPAGSRNKYEMDHDTGRIRLDRRLFTSTRYPHDYGFIDNTLGLDGDPLDALVFIEEPTFPGCLIRCRAIAMFRMTDEAGGDDKVLCVPSDDPRKDPFIDIGDLPEFDRLEIQHFFEVYKDLEPGKSVEGASWVDRAAAEEEIRASYERAKNASH, from the coding sequence GTGGAGTTCGACGTCACCATCGAGATCCCGGCAGGCAGCCGGAACAAGTACGAGATGGATCACGACACCGGCCGGATCCGGCTCGACAGGAGGCTGTTCACGTCAACACGCTACCCACACGACTACGGCTTCATCGACAACACTCTCGGGTTGGACGGTGATCCGCTCGACGCCCTGGTGTTCATCGAAGAGCCGACCTTCCCGGGCTGCTTGATCCGCTGCCGGGCAATAGCCATGTTCCGGATGACGGACGAGGCCGGGGGCGACGACAAAGTGCTGTGTGTGCCGTCGGACGATCCTCGCAAAGACCCGTTCATCGACATCGGCGATCTGCCCGAGTTCGATCGCCTCGAGATCCAGCACTTCTTCGAGGTGTACAAGGATCTCGAGCCCGGCAAGTCGGTGGAAGGGGCGTCGTGGGTAGACCGGGCCGCCGCTGAGGAGGAGATCCGCGCTTCTTACGAACGCGCCAAGAACGCAAGTCACTGA
- the dacB gene encoding D-alanyl-D-alanine carboxypeptidase/D-alanyl-D-alanine endopeptidase: MSNENGPPGRARFRRAKPRRVKLWVAVSVAATAVLVSAVLVGTGQLTPTDGPPKASQQLDKALAASWEPAEAVLAAAGPDADTGADLSNRLASLAGASELGGNVGAVVIDLGSGATIYESNATDAFVPASTMKILTSVAVLDVLGPDHRFETKTVLVDDDAGEVTIALVGGGDPMLASTDDGAVSAASASLEGLAAATAEAVAETGAESVRLTFDDSLFTGPAIDPDWLPTYVPNGVVAPVSALAADGGRIRAGFRDRADDPALSAAELFAGFLADHDVPVADASPERTDAGADLPELAAVASPPLSAIVEHVMRTSDNDAAEVLGRHVALGLGRPATSNEAGEATVEVLAGLGIEPGGLDIRDGSGLARGNAATAAALTSALGRAADPDHPDLRTVLAGLPVAGFTGTLAERAPDGSAGYVRAKTGTLTGVHSLAGLAVAPDGAAYIFAILADDADDALAARAALDRFAAALVS; the protein is encoded by the coding sequence ATGAGCAATGAGAACGGTCCGCCCGGGCGGGCCCGATTCCGGCGCGCCAAGCCTCGTCGTGTCAAGTTGTGGGTCGCCGTTTCCGTCGCGGCCACAGCTGTGTTGGTCAGCGCGGTGCTGGTGGGCACCGGCCAGCTGACGCCCACGGATGGCCCCCCGAAGGCGTCGCAGCAGCTCGACAAGGCTCTGGCGGCATCGTGGGAGCCGGCCGAGGCAGTGCTGGCGGCTGCCGGACCGGATGCCGACACCGGCGCCGATCTCAGCAACCGGCTCGCGTCGCTGGCCGGAGCGTCCGAGCTCGGGGGAAACGTCGGGGCCGTCGTGATCGACTTGGGATCCGGAGCCACGATCTACGAGTCCAACGCCACGGATGCGTTCGTCCCGGCCAGCACCATGAAAATCCTCACGTCGGTGGCTGTTCTGGACGTGCTTGGCCCTGACCACCGGTTCGAGACCAAGACCGTGCTGGTCGACGACGACGCGGGAGAGGTCACCATCGCACTCGTCGGCGGGGGCGACCCGATGCTGGCCTCCACCGACGACGGCGCCGTGAGCGCTGCCTCCGCGAGCCTCGAAGGGCTGGCCGCCGCTACCGCGGAAGCGGTGGCCGAGACAGGCGCCGAGTCGGTGCGGCTGACCTTCGACGACAGCCTGTTCACCGGTCCGGCCATCGATCCCGACTGGCTGCCAACCTACGTTCCCAATGGCGTTGTCGCCCCAGTGAGCGCATTGGCCGCCGATGGCGGCCGGATCCGAGCGGGGTTTCGCGACCGCGCTGACGATCCTGCCCTGAGCGCCGCCGAACTCTTCGCCGGCTTTCTCGCCGATCACGACGTCCCGGTGGCGGACGCGTCGCCAGAGCGGACCGACGCCGGAGCCGATCTTCCCGAGCTGGCAGCTGTCGCGTCGCCGCCACTGTCCGCGATCGTGGAGCACGTGATGCGTACCAGTGACAACGACGCCGCCGAGGTCCTGGGCCGGCACGTGGCGTTGGGCCTCGGGCGTCCTGCGACGTCGAACGAAGCTGGTGAGGCCACCGTCGAGGTGCTAGCCGGGCTCGGCATCGAGCCCGGCGGACTGGACATCCGTGACGGCAGCGGGCTAGCCCGTGGAAACGCGGCCACAGCTGCTGCCCTGACTAGTGCGCTCGGTCGGGCGGCTGATCCGGACCACCCGGATCTACGCACCGTGCTGGCCGGGCTGCCGGTGGCCGGCTTCACCGGGACGCTGGCGGAGCGTGCGCCGGACGGGAGCGCCGGATACGTTCGCGCCAAGACCGGTAC